The region GCGAGGGCCGCGCCAGCCCCCGCGGGACAACCGTAACGGTGGAGAACCTGTTCTACAACGTGCCCGCGCGCCTGAAGTTCCTCAAGGCCGACGCCACCGAGTCGGCCCATATCGCCAACGTGGTAACGCGGTACGCCATCGCCTTTCCCGAGGCGCGGTTCTCGCTGGTGCGCGACGGGCGGCTTACCTTCCAGTCGCCCGGCAGCGGCAGGCTGGTGGACGTGCTGGCGAAGGTGTTTGGCGCGGACACGGCCACGCGCCTGTTGCCGGTGGACCCCGCCGACGATCCGGGCCTGTCGCCCGACGCCGCGGTGCGCGTGTACGGCTACATCGGCGAGCCTGCGCTCAACCGGTCGGACCGCGACGGGATGATGTTCTTCGTCAACCGCCGTTGGGTGCAGGATCGCTCCCTGGCCTATGCCGTCATCCAGGCGTACCACACCTTGCTGCCGGAGGGCCGATTTCCCGTGGCCGTGCTCCTGCTGGAGATGGATCCGTCCGAGGTGGACGTGAACGTCCATCCCGCCAAGAGCGAGGTGCGGTTCCGCAGTCCGTCGTTAGTCTTCGCGGAGACGCAGCGGGCCGTGCGCCGCACCCTCATCGCGCGGGCGCCCGTGCCGGAAATGCAGGTGGACCAGCCGGCCATCTCCGCCGACAGCGGGAGCGCCGAGCGGTTCCGCACGCTGAGCCAGTTGGGGCTTGAGGCCCAACGCACGGGCGACACGGAAGCCGTCCGCACACCGGTTTTTGCGGTGCCGGAGCGGCCCGATCCCGCCGCCCGCCGACTGCCGCCCCTGCGCGTGCTGGGCCAGTTGGCGCAGATGTACATCATCGCCGAAGGCCCCGATGGCCTGTACCTCATTGACCAGCACGCGGCCCANNNNNNNNNNCATGGCCCAGAAGACCGCCTCCAAGATGCCCGTACAGCAGTTGCTGGAACCCCTGCCGGTGGAACTCACGCCGCTGCAGATGAGCACGCTGGAGGAGGCGTTGGACGACCTGGCCGCGCTGGGGTTTGACATAGAGCCGTTTGGCGGCGAGACGTGCCTGGTTCGGGCGGTGCCGGCGGATGTGGCGGCCGGCGACATCCCGACGGTGCTGCGGGACACGCTCAACGAACTGGGGCAGGAACCGCCGCCCCCCGTGCAGGGCCACAGGGTAACGGCGGTAGTGGCCTGCCATGCGGCGATTCGCGCCGGCAAGACTTTGACGCCGGAAGAAATGCGGGCGCTGGTGGAGCAGTTGGAGCAATCGGCGTTGCCGCGCACCTGCCCCCACGGCCGCCCCACCGTGCTGCACCTGAGCATGGGGCTGCTCGCGCGGGAGTTCGGGCGATGAGACGCACGGCAGAGATCGCTGATGACGCAGAGGAGACACCAAGGCAGGCACCTACGAGGCCCGAGGGTGGGCCGTCAGAACGTGCAGAGGACATCGTCAGGGCAGGCTACAACGCCATTGCCGTAGCCTATACGGAGGATCGTCGCGAGGACTCGGATGATGTGCGACTCTTGGCCGAACTGGCGCGGCGACTGCCGAGGGGCGCGAAGGTGCTGGATGCCGGTTGCGGCGCGGGCGTGCCCATAACGCGCATCCTTGCGCAGAGATTTGAGGTTACGGGCGTGGACTTCTCGGCGGCGCAGATTGCCCTGGCCCGCGAGAATGTACCCCAAGCGCGGTTCTTCTGCCGAGACATCACGCAATTGGATTTCCCCGATGGCTCGTTTGACGCCATCGTGTCCTACTACGCCATTATTCATGTTCGGCGAGAGTCGCACCGCCCGCTGCTGGAGAACTTCCGCCGCATGTTGAAACCCGGGGGATGGGCGCTGCTGTGCCTAGGGGCAAACGACCTGCCCGACTATGAGGACAACTTCATGGGCGCGCCGATGTACTGGAGTCACTACGACACGGATACCTACCTGGACATGCTCTCGGAGTGCGGATTCGCCGTGGAGTGGCACAGGCTTGTGCCCGACAGCCTGGACACGAGCGAGTCTGTGCACCTCTTCGTGCTGGCGCAGAGATCTGGATGAGCCTGGCTCGCTACGGGTGGCCCCCCGTTCGCTTCGGCGGTTTCTTCCGCCCGTCCCAGAAGTGGAACAGCGTCAGGATGGGGTGGCGGTACGACATGCGCGGGCCTGCGTAGCGCATGACGGCGCGGATGCGCTCGCGCATGTCGGGCTTGTAGCAGTGGACCGGACAGTTGGCGCAGGTGGGCTTGTCCGCGCCAAACCGACACCTCTCCAGCCGCTCCTCGGCGTAGGCCAGCAACTCCTCGCAGTCGGCACACAGGTCGCCGCGCGTGC is a window of Chloroflexota bacterium DNA encoding:
- a CDS encoding nitrous oxide-stimulated promoter family protein — its product is MQGKRPARIARERKTVEAMIRIYCRGQHGTRGDLCADCEELLAYAEERLERCRFGADKPTCANCPVHCYKPDMRERIRAVMRYAGPRMSYRHPILTLFHFWDGRKKPPKRTGGHP
- a CDS encoding class I SAM-dependent methyltransferase, which gives rise to MRRTAEIADDAEETPRQAPTRPEGGPSERAEDIVRAGYNAIAVAYTEDRREDSDDVRLLAELARRLPRGAKVLDAGCGAGVPITRILAQRFEVTGVDFSAAQIALARENVPQARFFCRDITQLDFPDGSFDAIVSYYAIIHVRRESHRPLLENFRRMLKPGGWALLCLGANDLPDYEDNFMGAPMYWSHYDTDTYLDMLSECGFAVEWHRLVPDSLDTSESVHLFVLAQRSG